The Polypterus senegalus isolate Bchr_013 chromosome 1, ASM1683550v1, whole genome shotgun sequence genomic sequence TCCGGCCATTTCTAGAGACTTGTCCTGCCGTTGTCTTTTACATTTGTAACGTCGATTTTGGAACCATATCTTCACCTGAGTGGAGGTGAGCTTCAGAGTGCTAGCCAGATGTTCCCTTTCGGGTGCAGACAAGTATCTCTGCTGTTTAAACCGCCGTTCCAGTTCAAACACTTGAGCCTGAGAGAAAAGCACTCGAGGTTTCCGTCTAGTTCTCTGCTTGGGCCTTTCAGGGTCTTCCTGTCTGTTGTCATCGCAGTCCTGGGACCTCTTAACACCACAGCTttctgttaaacaaaataaataaagaataaaaacatcAAGACCATTCTGATGGATAAAATGAGTAGAAGTATTATTCTTACATAATAAAAGCTGATTATTAAAAACACTTGCATTTATGTCTTCCAATCAAAGGAAATGCTATGTTAACATGGTTAACATTGCTAGGCCCATATATAAAGATCGTCAGTAGAAATTGTCTTTGTTTGATCCACCACCAAAATGTCCGGGgcgttttttattatttaaaggatGCCCTACTTTAAATCAGAGAGTTTCACAATGTGgtaaagtttaaaaacaaatacatagtTTTATTTGTTATAAAAATGGGATTTAAAGCAATCTGCATGCACATTTAAATTACAGATCAACTGCCTGACTTTAAGGCTAATGCAAACTGTAGAAAATAAACATACCGTGGAATTTTACCTCAAGATTGTTCAAAGTATAGGTAtaatttttcagaaaatattttatatattataaagctATAGTTATGATCCTGTTAACACGCTGAAATAGTTCGGATACATCAGGAAACAAAACACGATGTAATTTCGAAATAAAAAGAGGCATGTGCTGTATACTGCTCTCTGAAAAAGCCTTATGAGGGGTTATCTGAATTTTaaaatctatccattcatccataaaTCCGTTTTCTGCATCCTGTAACTCGTCTCAGCTTCGGGAGTTATTATGCAATGTAAAATggcatttaatattttaagtatACACTTACACCATGATTTTGTAAtcgttaaatatttttaaaattatattttcttcattttgttggagctgctgtttttatttttatgtttccaaTGCAGCTTAAGTATTCCAATAGGCCAACTAAGCACTTAGGTTTATTGGTTAtgaatgtagtactagggtgttgtaccgtgttagccattatgaatgtagagaaaagccaagcaaaatgacaccttttattggctgtttaaaaagattacaaaagattacaatatgcaagctttcgaggcaactcagcctgaacagtatatattgtcattatattgtaatcttttttagttggccaataaaaggtgtcattttgctaggcttttctctacattggTAACGAATGGAGAATTTAAATTCATTaattgctaaaaaaataaatttcggAACGTCAGGTGATATTGTCCTACTAAAGAACACacacccaatatatatatatatatatatatatatatatatatatatatatatatatatatatatatatatatatatatatatatatatatatatatatatatatatgtgtgtgctaaaacaacaaacaattatTACCTAGCCGGTCTTTAATAGAAGCTCTGTTTTGTCTTTAAAATAAGAAAGCGACTGAGACAGAATAACGTTTGCGTTTCATGTAGTTCatggttaattttaaaatacgACGAAAGTActcgtatgaaaaaatatgatttacttcttttttaaatatacgGATTAAACTAATGATATAACTTACTAGTGTCTTGATCTTCAAGATGATCCGCTTCCAGCTTGGAGTCGTTCGAGTTTCCAATAGCATGAACATAAATGTCGGAAGAGATACTAACATCCCCATGGCTCTCCGGGACAGTCAAAGAGTTTAGATACGACATTTTTTCCTCTCCGTCCGAAAACCCAGGGCTCGCTCTAGTCGCGAGCATGCAGGATGATGTCTGGAAATGCTGCGACTGTTGTAAATCCTGCTGCAGCTGGACATGTGTGTGCTGATGGTGCAGGGCTTGGTGCTGTTGACTCTGCTGTTCCAGGTTAAGAATATCTTTGACTGAGAAAGGAGTCGAAGTAACTGGACTAGGAAGCATTATTGGACTCTAATTCACATTAAAATTATAACTCCACGGGTTGAAAGCAACAAAAACAATGCCGATATTAGGTGTAAATACCAAGATGAATTCTCTGGCTCACATTTGCGCAAGAAGAACCAGGCTGACACCCACCAAACAATAAACATTCGAAAGCTGCCTACGTAGGTTCCATGCATGCAGAAAAGAGCTCCTGAGCTCCTTGTTTGAGCCAAAGCCTTCGGGTAGTGTCTGTTTTTTGAAACTCAGAATCTTTGCGAGCTAGAGCGCCTCTCAAGGACAGTGACGTTTACGAAGTGGGCGGGGCTATCTTCCCGGTTTGGCGTTCTAGTCTGATGTGACTGGAGGTAGTGGCGGAGAGGCCCGCCTCCACTCGTTTGCTCTACCGGATGTACTCATGAAACTCTTGGAATGTTGGTAGAGGAGGGTTGAGATTTGTAAGTCTGCTTGTGAAACTGTCTTGATTCCTATGCAATATTAGAAGCGCAAGTGTAATGTGTATAGATAAGCTTTgataacttattttaaatttttattatcgATAAACTTCAGATACAGTTGCCTTTGCTAATCTAGGTATACATTTTATGTCGTGTTATTAGTTAGCATGCCTGGACAACAACCTTAGTTTAGATTTAGTTGTTATAAGCTTCAAAATGTAATAACGTGCATATACAAATGTGTCTTAAGACACAGCATATTAAGTAAATCTACTTTTTCTCTGTTAAATATAACATAATCAGACGAAAGATCTGAAAGATACGCGAGAACTAACAGTGACATGTGCAAGCTTTAGTTAGCTATTGGTAAACATGAAAAGTGTTGTGTTTTTCTAAGTATAAGTAAATAACCTTTTATCTAGCTGCATAAATTCTGTCGCTAGTAATTTGCTGTTTGGCAATTGTTCTTTATAACCGGTGTATAAGCTATTAACAGTTTCCGCGAGCATATTCGATCACACCTTGTACCAGGAATATAATTTAAACGTAAAGGTTAGGAATAAAGTTAGAAATG encodes the following:
- the nkx2.3 gene encoding homeobox protein Nkx-2.3: MLPSPVTSTPFSVKDILNLEQQSQQHQALHHQHTHVQLQQDLQQSQHFQTSSCMLATRASPGFSDGEEKMSYLNSLTVPESHGDVSISSDIYVHAIGNSNDSKLEADHLEDQDTKSCGVKRSQDCDDNRQEDPERPKQRTRRKPRVLFSQAQVFELERRFKQQRYLSAPEREHLASTLKLTSTQVKIWFQNRRYKCKRQRQDKSLEMAGHHHPPPPRRVAVPVLVRDGKPCLGGSQNYSTPYTVGTSPYGYNSYPNYSTYSNPTYNSNYSCNYSSIPSIPQNNAFMNMNFSSIGTLSNGSQPQTHQATTVSSCQGTLQGIRAW